The genomic region CTGGTGTATATAGGAAATCACAGCTTTGACTGACGGGAATGCGACACCGGTGACGGTGACCACCGGACGCTCCATCCTCTCTCGATCGGCGTCAATTGATTGAACACCCGATACTAATTCGCCGGATCGGATCTAGCGGCAAGGCCACCGGCGTTTACTGCTCGTAGAACATGGGGCGCCGGTATGAGAAACGAGGGAACGCGGTTTCCACTTAGTCAACTCGCTAAAATTATGCAACCAtgctctttcttcttttcccaTCGCCGGTGAACGCACTCTGCTGCCAGCTGCCGCCCTCAGTGActtcaatttcattgaaattgagTAGGACGATGGATCTACGACTTGTTATACCCCACCGTGTATTACCTGGTCTTTCAAACCTAGACCTACCGACCTTccaaatttcattgaaacgaGAGCCACACCAGGAAGGACTCTTCACAACTCTCCCGAGTGTTAACCAGTCTTTAAAGCTACATCTGTCCCAAGGAATCCCCAAAAGCTAGGCATTTAACCCTCTAATTTGTGGAAATCGACAGGACCAACATCCAAAGGACTTCCCTAAAGCTAGACCTATCGCACCTTTGAGTTACACCGAAGTCTCTGGGAGCCACATCAGGAAGGACACCCCGCGAGTCGCTTACCGTATCCAACGTCGATCATCTTCTCGTGTTTCGCGCAGCATATATGTTGTCGGGTCTCTTCCCTGCGCACCCTTCCCTCTGAATCCTCGTCGGCGATCGCTGTAACAAGAGGGTCAGTGAAAATCCTCTAACCACCGGATTCCGCGCAGGACTAACGCAACTTCGTAGAAGGATTGCGTAACTTACTGACGCAATCTATCACTCTATACTATCACTCCCTTGAAGACGGGGTGTGGAAAGCGTGCGAATGAGTTTATATGTTTACCTAGTCGTAGGTTGGCCAGGCAAACTAGGGTGAAGCCACCGAATACGGCCCATCGACCCCTCGTGATTCTTATTCGCATCAGTACGAGTTGCGGCGAACGCGGATTGCTTTCCGAAGAACAAGAGGGTTGGATCTTCACAGCGGCCGAGTGATCGGATCCCTGGATGACTAGATTGACTCGTGGTGCACGGAATAATCGCGGACACGCGCTTCTACTATGATCCGTGCGTTACGCAGCAGTGGAGACGCACGGGTTTGATCGATCACGATCGGTAGTTGCCCACGCAGGTTGCGATCTGCGAGAAGACTGGCCGTCTGGAAGCCGCTGGATCTCGCTCAGATGGTGAGGCGTCCGGCTGACAGGCGGATCTCTATTAATCTCGTTTGGTACGGGAACGTCGGCCCGCTTCGTCACGGACTGGCCCGTCCGTCCATCCATCGGGTGGGTCTTTTGCCTCTTGCTCTGCCCAACCATCGCCGATGCGCGCTGTGGCCGGCCCGATCATGCTGATTTCATGCCCCACCGAACCTGATTCATCCTTGCCTCCATTGCAAACGTCAACATTCCAGGCCCCGTCCGACTTTCATCATCTCCCTACGTTGGTTCTCCCTTTTCGCTGTCTCGCCCTTCTTTTTTCGCTCAATCGTATCACCTAACGACGTGTACCCGTCTCATAAATCAGCTACCGCCCGGTAACGATTCCGTCATCAATTATCCGTTAGTACCTGAAGACCTCTGAGCTTCTTGGTCCAGGCTTTTCTTATACCGAAATCCTTTTTCCACTGCGCCTGCAATCATCGACTATATGGTCACGCGAATATCtcatttcatattaatattactagtACAACAATTGAAATTGCAGAATTCTAAAATCGGTCATCTGTGGCTATGATGAGGAAACCCTCCATTACAATTCAGTAACTATAACTgctttattatcataattagtTCAGATAACTGAGGTTCTACTGTCGTCGTTCGTAATCaaacgtttgaaatatttggtATGCTCGGTATTCTGCTATTTTCATTCCAGTGTCTTCATGTCCTTTGCTTCACTGTATCCAGAATTTCATCATCACCAGatacagaatttatattacacaGTACCTGTAAACATCGTCGTTACCATAATCGATATAGATAGAGCACAATCATCGTCTTTGATAAACGACTTGTGTCATTTCAACAAAATGATTACGACCACGCTGTTCATCTGCCATCAGCATTATTACCTTAATACAAAGcttctgtaattaaaaatatttcaagtaactgTTTAATATAGTGAAGCactctaaatattattacctaTCGACATAACTGTTTTCATAATTGTTGTAATTGTTCCCGATAAATCAGTATTTCAAGTACATTAATAGTTAACATACGCATTTTAGATCCGGGCCATGTTTACCTAACAACTTGTCTAACGCGCAGGTACCGTAGAATCGATATGCGACTTATGTTCGATTAACCGttgcttttaaatattcaaaactgAATTAAGTACGATTTTCATCATACAAGAAATAATCCTTGTTGCAGTTCACGGCGCAAGTTAGCATAATCTACCCCACATACATATACCTTGATAGTAGCATTCCGCAGTAGTGTTTCTACGAAATTCTATATGTTCgtagattatattaatactaatgtTGACCTGAAAATCACCTtttttcgattatatttaaggtacaaatacatatacatgaatttatatatacctatatatttgtatatatgtgaTTTTCAATGGTAAATTATGATCACAGcaatttataggttatgtttttATAGGAAGGTACTGTATTGTTTTGCATTGGCTTAGAAAAGAATTGTATGTAGTGAATTTAATCAAGGTAACGCTACTATAGTACATCGATTAGTCAATTTACTTTCTTTAGAATGACTTCGAAAACAAAAGACAGTGGAAGGAAAAGTCTTCCGATATGGGTCACATGCGAAAAGTGCGAATGCACGTTAACGCAAAAATGTACGGTAGAACACGATGGCAATTGTCCGccaaatttagaaaaatggaaccacgattttatttacagcGGTACCCTGTATAGCACTGTAGAAATGTATAAATCACAAGGTATTCGAAGCTGCACCTTTATCATTGCCTGCACAGTTCTTCacttatattgtttttatttaaatagaactGCCAAAGAACATTTCTCAAAGGGCACTGGATGACATGGTGTTTATATCACAATCTGCATTACAACTATGCGAGATTGCAATTGGGGATCCTGTTTTGGTCAGTACAGAAGGAGGTACAGTGGTTAAAACCGTTTGGCCAACTAAAGACAAATCGCTGACAAGCGTTTCATTGACCAAATATGGTTGGTTGTTCATTGAAATGTCTCGAATAAAGAGTAAGGACATGTTTCTATGAATTTATCTTTTACAGCCATGGAACTGAACGATCTGCAGGGTCTTgttaaaattcagaaaatgaGTTGTCCTGTTTCTATTGCTAAAgagtttataatttcttacacGGGAAGGCATTCACTACCAGAAGCAAGTACAGAGCTTAATATCATATTGAAGAATCATAATGagcagaaaatattctttgttggaaataaattcagtataCCTTTTTATGGTAAAAGATTGACTTACCAGATTGTACAAGTCACATCCAATGAAAGTACAGATAGTATATCAGAACAACTTAAACAGTTAAATTTAACATCGGATCATACGTATAGCATTAAACTTTACAAAGCACTTTACAATACAAAGTGGACGATTCTAAATGaaaaagaggagaagagagatgcgcctaaaaagaaaatatgtaaaatggaagATGTTGGGGGGTACCGCAATTTAATAGAAGATATTAAAGAAGTTCTAAATATTGGTTTGGGTAGATGTAAGAGCATTGgggatttttatattagcagaggaatattattatatggtaCTGCCGGTGTTGGTAAATCTATCATTGCGAATGCTCTAATATCTGAATATGATCTCAACTGTTTTACTGTTCACAGTTCAGATATTTATAGCAAATCTCTCGGCGAAACAGAACAGAAATTAAAGGATATCTTCATGGAAGCTAAAGCTAAAGCTCCcagcataattttaatagaagaGATTGATAGTTTGTGTCCTAAGAGGAGCAGTTCGAGCACTGACCATGAGAGGAAGGTTCTCTCGCAACTGGTAGCACTTTTCGACGATATACAGAACGCAAATGATAACGTTGTAATATTGGGAACAACTTCTAAACTTGATCTAGTGGATAGTTCTCTTAGAAGACCTGGTAGAATAGACAAGGAGTTCGAAATCTATGTGCCCACGCCGACTATGCGAAGGGAAATATTagagaaaatgttattaaaaattccacaCAGTTTGTTAGACGAAGACATTAGGAACATTGCATTTGTCACCCACGGATATGTTGGCGCAGACTTGTACGGTCTTTGCTCGCAAGCAGTTTTAAACGCTGTGAAGCGCCAACAAAAAATGAGCGTGCCCTTCGAAACGCTCGCAGAAATAACAGTCACAGACTTCAATCTTGCTCTGAATGTGATAAAACCGTCAGCCATGAAGGAAGTTCTGATAGAAGTGCCTAACATTAGGTGGTCCGACATAGGAGGACAggaagatttaaaattaaagttgaaaCAAGCGGTCGAATGGCCACTACGACACCCCGAAGCGTTTCAGAGAATGGGCATCACCCCGACTAGAGGTGTTCTAATGTTTGGACCACCTGGTTGCTCCAAGACGATGATCGCAAAGGCTCTAGCAACAGAGAGCAGAGTCAACTTCTTAAATATAAAGGTAACAATGCGTTCGTCTTGATCATTAACCCTGTCAGGGCATATCCTTTTCCTTAAAGACTTGACCCGTATGCAGGGCTAATTGAACAATTCTAATCATAAGATTGTTTTCAGGGTccggaattattttcaaaatgggTGGGTGAGTCTGAAAAAGCTGTGAGAGAGGTATTTAGGAAAGCCAGACAAGTGTCGCCTTCGATAGTGTTTATCGATGAAATTGATGCGCTAGGGAGTGAGAGAAGTTCCTCTTCTAATAGTGGAAGCAATGTGCAAGAACGGGTTCTGGCACAATTGTTGACAGAACTGGACGGAGTCACTGCGTTGGGAAGCGTCACGTTGGTTGCCGCTACCAACAGGCCTGACAAAATCGATAAAGTCagtaaatttttgaaaaatagttcCATTGAGTTTCATTTTACTAATGAAAACACTATAATTTTCTCAGGCACTCCTTCGACCGGGTCGGTTGGATCGCATAATCTATGTACCGTTACCCGACAACGAAACTAGACAGGAGATATTTGATATAAAGCTGAGGAAAATGCCGATATGCGATAGTGTGAAAATTCAGGATCTAGTCGAACTCACAGATGGATATTCTGGGGCAGAAATCCAAGCTATATGCCACGAAGCAGCTATGAAAGCGCTTGAGGAGAATTTAAACGCTGCCATAATCACCAGAGAACATTTCAAAGCTGCGTTGGCAATCGTCACTCCTCGAACACCGCCGTccttaatcaaattatataacagTTACTTACGTAACAAATATTAAGTGCGAATTTGTTTATACTCGCTCGTCAAGCTATCGttccattattttatacaaacttCATGCTGCAATTTCAAATGACATTTTGACTCGTTTCACATCAACAAAATTTGCagtaaatttttacaaaataagaaactaaaaatgtcCGTAATTGTAAAGTGCGATCGCCCTTACGGCAAGAGAGAACTAAGAAGGATGATCGAGAGGTGCTCCTTTTATTATGTAGAGATGagatactaaatattattatctaattatcTTACAATACTGTTTGTAGGTAATAATTGGACTATAGATTTTGAtgcatttgtaacaaaaattagcTATTTTTTTAGACCAAAACCGCAttgtattcataatttttagtgTCGACCCTTTTCTATCGAATACTTCTAATTGATGGAACATTTGTTTCAGTTGTGGTTGTTGTCCCCCACCGGAACCGCAATGTCCACCGTGTCCTCCATCATGTGAGTCCATAATATGTTGTTCACCGGCTCCGGTCTGCTGTCCTGCACCTAGTTGTCCACCGGCTCCTGTCTGCTGTCCTGCACCTAGTTGTCCACCAGCTCCGGTCTGCTGTCCTCCACCTAGTTGTCCTGTACCTTGCCCTTCAACTAGCTGTCCTCCCCTACCCTGCCCGCCTCGACCTTTTATTTGTCCACCTTGCTGTTGTTATCCATGCGTCACCTGTGCAACTATACCTAAACCAGTGCCTGCACCTCCTGATTATGGACCTGTCATAAGAACACGCGTCACCACCGGTGGACTTTTCTACACAGGAACTATCAAATGCTATCCTTGCTCACTTTGCCCTCCACCTGTTTGTTGTCCCTAATTACGCTTCTATCTGTCCCTTTTCCCAGTCATAATTCTGTCAATTGTTTTCTACAGCCCAAATAAATGAAGTGTCTTTTTCTCAAATTCCGTGGGCAATCTGTTACCATGCATAGTGATTCATTTTCAAATAGTAACATCTTttgtaacaatgaaatatttggaaatattagcagattttaaattattataattgagtAAAGAAAATTCGTGTGGTAGTCTTTTGTATTCTtgaattgcatttttttttgaaaaaattggaTAGAAAGTGGAAttgcaataacaataaaaaggtgtacatatatatttaaattcaaaaaatattttttcccgCGTTCGAATCATTGTGTGATGGCGGGAAAACTATTTTCGAAGTTACGTCTTCGACACAGTGAAAACAGCTGCAGTGTAGCTGTAGCGTTcagttattattttcaacctgtaaaaaataaactaatacgggaaaatttgattttaaatttggaaaattttcaaGTAAGTAGGTGGTAGataaaaatggagaaagaaCAATGTGATGTGTGTCCGCGGGGGCATATAAGCGAATCAAGTTGCACTGTAACTACATGTACCTGGcctttattgaatattgaccGACCCCAAGGATGCCAAGAGTATTATCCTCCTATTAAACGGATAAAAGGAGTCAGGTAAAgacttaattactttattgtgcatcgttataaaattgtattactttAACAACGGTTGCACAATTGTAGATTTACACAACCCTCGAATAGTCCATGGGGTCACACTCCTTGGACGAATCTAATGTATCGCCCAGTGATAAAAGGGggctttaaatattttggagTGAATAAATTAGTACCTCTGGGTCCTCCCCCAAATTCACCTGTGCTCTGTCGTCCTGCTCCCGTTAGAAAAACTGATTGCCCGGGAATGATAGTTTATTGTGACAGCAGAgccttttaaattaaatatatgtaggTGGGTGCGTGAACGTCTCATCTGTTTGTATTGTCACTTGAACGGTAACACAtactattattgtataaaaattgtaaatgtgtttgtgtacataaaaattgagGTTATGTTTTGACGCGGTTTTTACAGTTTGactttagtaattttattcaattattgcaattaaacgGTTACTATATGGATGCTATATGGAATCATATGCAGTTGGAGCGCCCACCGAATGCAACTTGTTGCATTCAGCGCGAAAAATTTGGTAAGGTTGATCATAACCTATGTCATATaagattgaattaaatattgtttctgttctaataattatttattttttattatcagatACAGCAGGATTTTTGAATACTCtggacaaaattataagagaTTTAATTTCTCAAGAAACGTTACACAAAGAAGCAGCATTCTTGAGTAGATTATTATATCGTATGAAAAGTAAATTTCGAAATGATAAGGGTATGAAAGCCATGTCAAAGCTTAACAGAGCTTTGCTGAATTATCTGTCATTAAGACTTGAGAAAGAATATGAGAATTTAAGAAACTATGTTGAATTTGAGCATAAATATGTTAAGTTGCCTACTAAACAAATGGTAGAGTATGTTTTGGTAAGAACTCAAGGGTTTGCAAAGTTGATGGCTCGCATAGAAGAAGTATCAAAACATGCTGCTCATTTTCTTAGAAGTAGACTAATGTTAGGCCATGCCTGGTTTATTGCTACCATTGCATACTCTGTTGTTAGTAGAATATGGTAAGTTACAAtagaattaatgttttaacAGAGTATAAAACAAGTCCTTTTTCTCACAGGATGTTATCAAGGCATTTAACAAACAGATGTTGCATATGGTACAATGATTTATATCAATACTTGCAATCATTTAAAGTCTCAGGATTAAGTTGGCTTCCCAATGGATTTGTTCTGCCTTCGGATTTAAGGACATGGTTAACACTATCGTGGATAGATGAACCTATACCAGAGTAAGTATAGAATTCTTTATGGATGGCAATAtgtgattatattaataatttgaattcgtGCAGTGTTTCCAGCAGCcatggaataaaaaatgtcatgttcaaattaattacaccCTGTGATTATGACTCGGATGAAGACCTGGATTTAAACAAGCACAACTAtagcaaagaaataaaattgaaaaatccttCTCCTAACCTGCAGAAGGAAAATACTACATGTAATGATATTACAATAGATACAGATAATGATGCAGGAGGTATAGAAATCGTATTTAACGtaaatgtatgtaatatatatgtaaataagcAGGGATTAATAATTGCTTAtctattatagaaattatagatCGTCGCTCGTTTagtttaaaacaaattaaacagaCTTCCTTAAAAGTGgagaaatataagaaaacaaaaattgaagagGACACTGATTCTACTAATGTGATAGAGGAAAGTGCGAAAACGAtatcaacaaatttaaagaaaaaaaagcgtTTAATAACGGAGTTAACATTTACCAACGTGAAGAACAAGTCAGAGTTAATGCTTCTTTTAGACAAGGAATCGTATCCTGGCTTAGACAAATTACAATGGAACATGATTAGAAACAAGGGCAAAAAACAATTGAACAAGTTGGACGCGTCTTCCAGCAAAGCAGACCAATCCatcttaataaaaaagataattaaacGGATAACACAGTGGGTTACCTAATCGCAGCGTACACTAGTCCGACACCAAGTACacaatacagaaaattttacaaaatccaCAACGAATgtgtataacataaatattgtatttgtcatgaaaaactgttttattttgatGACTTAAAACATAAGTCCACAAATAACTATTGAAATGAATTCACGAGTGAATAAAGTTCAGCTTGGAAgtcgtttatatattttatcattgacTATAATGAACTTCTAGCAACCATAAGCGAAATGATAGTGCATTAAACATTTCCAGGGCAGGTCAcaatgtgaaataattcattattaccGAGTACACGTACATGCAtagtacatttttaaaatttaaattattaaacagcaAAATCGAACGAATGCAACTTCATGATGAATATAATTCGGTTGCATAATGATTATGCATCGTAATCCAGATGGGGGCGGTTCGTGTAGCGGCGCGGTCTCATCCACAGCCTAAATCCGGCGTTGTACTGTCTTTTCTTCATGTTGTTGAAGCAACAGGCCCGAAATTGTCGAGTGCCGCATATGTCAGCGCACTCTCGGCCGCATTGGTCGCAGGACAAAGTCTCTCCGATAGTCCAGAAAGCACACACTGCAACGTAGAACCCAGTATTTCTTTTTGTGGAGCCAGCTGCACCGCTCGAAGAAATGCATTTATGGATGTGGCGCCAGAACGTAATGAATTTTAAGCAAGTAATTACAAGTTGCCGCATCTACATGCCGCGCGGCGTGGcacaaactttttaaattttccggTCGAGAAACTATGCGCCGGAGAAATTTGTTCGTTACAAATTAACATCTTCTGATCTTCCGGTTCGCAGAGCTTAGGGCATTAAATACGGACGCGATTGGTTAAGGTCTTAGTAGCAACGATGCCCTGGCGGCTGCTTTAAGTGAGACACTGTTTGATGGGATTATCTCTTTGCAAAAGAGATTACACTGGGGTAGGCGATACCGTCTATTTCGGAATCCTTTGACGGCCTTTGGATCTCGCAATTAACGGACCATAGCGTACTTTTTATAGTCCAGAAAGATTAATTAGTTGGTAACAAAAAAACATAACGCTTACCTATCAGGAACAGTATCAAGCAAGTGGCATTCATCTTCATATTTGATAATCCGGGTGCAGAGGCCTTGAAGAAAAGGacaatttacttttaattaaaatagacaaGGATCTTTTCTatcaaatttttttgttaaatttttattgcattaggagactttaatttattgtttgtaCTATGAAATAGGGTACCGCACTTTGTAAGATTTGAACAGACCACGAAGCAAGCTctgaaatataatgaaaagaTTAAAGATTCTAaaggatattaaaaatgagatCTGTGTGCTCAAACGACACAGGCATTATCTACACAGACTCTCAAACTGGAAGAAAGTGGTCGAAGCGTATAATACTGATCAGAGAGATGCAAACTCACCAATCCTTCAGGGATGAACGTCGAAGACGAAGTGATAAGACCTCCTGCGGAGGACCGCCGCCTCAAGATATAGTCCCCCACCAGGCTCCTGTCGCCTCCTGCATCCTTAACGCGCACGCAATCGCATTTTCTGCATCGATACGGTATTCAGAACAATCTCCGAGTCGATTTACAACTATAATTAGACTTCTAATCGGCAGGAACCGGTGGTAGAAGCCACCTACGCGTTTGTAGAGAATGACCAGGGATTTGATTTGGAACAGGGGCGGTATATATAAGACAATAAGATTATACGTTCATGAATATTAGCATCGCTTCTTTAATGTGTTATTAATGTTACTAATATGTATGTGTAGATAATGCTGATGGGAAATGTTGGTTGATGATTACTCGTGGCGGTACTTCTTTGCGACAAGGATTGAGCTGAAACAGAAGTCATAGGTGGTTAAAGTCTTTCAATATTTGGAAttacaaatgttttataaaatctttacttattcaataatttagatatttgTTCCAATTTAGAATATAATCATTATGGAACCAAAGTGGTTcacttgatatttttaaaataccagGATAATAAACGATCCTCTCTCTTCGCTTATAATCCGTGTGAGGAATGGAGACCTCGCAGTCTAACAAGGTCGGCTCGAAGGTGTTCCTGATGATCACGACCCGCTTCACGGAAAGATCCTTCTTGTACCATTCTGTTTTCTCCGTCCTGTCGTAGTAGCTGTGTACTTCCACTCCCTCCACATAGAACTTGAGGATCGGTCTCGGATGTGCTCCGTTTACCACGCACGTCAAATTCAAATGGGTCTCGTTAAAAGAAGACACGTAAATTGTTGCGTCCTTCTCTGGCGCTAAAGAATTATCCAGAACTTTGTTATCATTCGACTCATCGGAATTCAATTAATGAGACTTTTGATTGCGTTTAGATACCATAAACGATCATTTGCGACCTCTTCGAATCCTCTTCCTGGAACGTGCTAACCGAACAAGTGTACTCGCCGCTCATGTTGACGGTAACCATCTTCAAGTGAATAATAGACTGCGATGTCGGGTgtcttaaattatttccagGATATTCGGCGAAACCATCTATCACTCCCACGTCCTGCGGTGGCACTATAAATGAGCAGAGtgaaagaaaatgttcatACGCGAATTAATTGATAGTTCAGTTTAAATTACTTGGCGGAATCCACTGATAAACTTGGTTCATGTTATGGTACCATTTCACTACGAGGCCGTTCTCGTCCGATCGAACATGGTAGACGCAAGATAGATCGATGGGGCCGGTCCCATTACGCACAATGCGTGGAAGGTCCAAAACGTTGATCTTCGAGGCGCACGTGTCtacaagaaatttatttatcgatacatatttatttagcaattaacATAGCgcgtaaatatttcaagtgtGTAATTCATTGATTGATTGCCTCCTTGTAAAATTAGAATCCACGCGATATACGCTTTAGAGcctatatgtatgtatagaaTGACTTTATCGCGTTAGAGCCGACCCGTACGCAACTCAAAACAACTGGAAATATCGAATGACTTTTTGGTAATCTGCTACGAGTcttaacgattttaattacattagaTTCCAATATCATTTACCTGAGAACGGATCGGATATTATAGCAGTAGCTAGCAGAAAAATCGTGTACACCGTTGACAGCATTTTCAACGAAGACCTTTTTACAGACTGTTGCACAATTAATCATGCTTCGTTAAACTTAAATCAAGCGCAGGTGAAAGATTCTGCGCAGCCATCGAATCTCCACTGTTCAGTGTATAAGCGTTGGaatctttagaattattattgtaagtCGGTTTTGCAATTTATGTCAGTTTATAgatgaataatttgtttcataaTTCCACCTCGTGCTTATTTATTTCAGCTTTACAGTCGATCTACCGCCAAATATTCAAACATCTGCTAACGCTCTTTTTGATTTCGTTGATCGTTTATAGATGgcatctatataatatttttgttattgttgcagatttaaaataattacctaATGCTCTCTAAATATCTTTtcatagatattaaatttaaaaacgtaTTGTTCATAATTGATCTGGTGTTAACAACTGCTACTCGTTACTTTACAATACTTTGTTGACATTCCCacattacttttaaaataaaaaatgaacatgTAGCGCCCTCTGcggtcgattaattaattggaaGTGTACAGATCGGAGCTCTTAGGCGACTAACCGTTCTTGTAATTTCCACTTAAGTCCAGTGTGTCTATTGGTAAAGTTATACAGTATTGGAACCTACTCTTGCACGCTTTTCTTACTTTCTAAGCTGGCGTGCACAACCCTACCGCATCCAATCCGCAGTAGATTCTGCCACAGCAGAAAGTCCTtaaccaatcagagcaaagcaGAAGTAAAGCCCATTACTGTAAAACATTCGGGCACAGTGGTATAGACAGTGCATACATTACTATAACACGTCATGTTCCCTGGCGTGACATACAACTGATTTTAACGTCTCTAATTCAAATAGTGGATACGAAAacagatttctttttttactgATTTATATTGTCATAAATACCTATTGTTTCCTTAAAAATGAATGACGATCCAAGAGAAGTTCTAGCCCTTTTAAATTCTTTGGGGTTTGTTGGAATTACCGCGCAACAACTGAAAGGTTTTATGAAAGGTAAACCTGTTTGTTATTACGGATGTTTCCACTTGTTtagtaattactttattttcacaTATTTCATGTGGCGTAGTTAATTCCATTATCTCTGTTGgcagatttgaaaatttatagaaaagtgAAAGAGCTGGAGCGGCAACagaggaaagaagaaatagcaaagaaaataatagataaacaGCAAAGCGATATGAAACGAATTCTCAGAGAACAGGGAAAACACTTGTCTTCGGTGATAAACTCTGTGTCTACTAATTCCTCTAATTCTATAGATGATAATTCTATTGTAAAGATAAAAGTGCACTGTGTATCAAATGACAAAGAGAATAGAGAACATGTTAATTCTGAAGACAGTCATTTAGGTATGAAacaaaactataattatacaagATCAAAATCTAAAACATCATCTGCACCATCCAATGTTAGACCTGTTAGCATATTCTGTAATGAAGAAAGTAATGATactcatttgaaaaattgtaaaaaatatcctGAGTACTCGAGACAAGACAATATCACAAG from Augochlora pura isolate Apur16 chromosome 5, APUR_v2.2.1, whole genome shotgun sequence harbors:
- the LOC144470182 gene encoding uncharacterized protein LOC144470182 isoform X1, which produces MNDDPREVLALLNSLGFVGITAQQLKGFMKDLKIYRKVKELERQQRKEEIAKKIIDKQQSDMKRILREQGKHLSSVINSVSTNSSNSIDDNSIVKIKVHCVSNDKENREHVNSEDSHLGMKQNYNYTRSKSKTSSAPSNVRPVSIFCNEESNDTHLKNCKKYPEYSRQDNITSKPKTKVDVDKVLQHVQSASSLPTRPMSAPNILEQAQERVGSSRAKSVLSIKTSQSGTKSFIRPWRLQPEAQKGSNAKKSDPVALYQKYQQEWKQMSFPGEAKHAGLRWAIREKMLGGDPHPVPLPRKSTSMPILKKK
- the LOC144470182 gene encoding uncharacterized protein LOC144470182 isoform X2 is translated as MNDDPREVLALLNSLGFVGITAQQLKGFMKDLKIYRKVKELERQQRKEEIAKKIIDKQQSDMKRILREQGKHLSSVINSVSTNSSNSIDDNSIVKIKVHCVSNDKENREHVNSEDSHLVIRPWRLQPEAQKGSNAKKSDPVALYQKYQQEWKQMSFPGEAKHAGLRWAIREKMLGGDPHPVPLPRKSTSMPILKKK